One Salvia splendens isolate huo1 chromosome 22, SspV2, whole genome shotgun sequence DNA segment encodes these proteins:
- the LOC121785773 gene encoding homeobox-leucine zipper protein ATHB-6-like produces the protein MKRLSSSDDSLGGLMSICPNTTEMYDAREFESMLEGLEEPAGPAEKKRRLSVDQVKALERNFEVENKLEPETKVKLAQELGLQPRQVAVWFQNRRARWKTKQLERDYGGLKASYDSLKLNFERIQHDNESLLKEIRELKSKLGEDDAEKAKPEIEIGAAEAEDQDQDLDGGGKEEEARWPNSGDLKDGSSDSDSSAIVNEENNGSWMKMEAPPQLVKIEEYNFFGEESCSTLFSDDQAPSLQWYCNDQWDR, from the exons ATGAAGAGACTCAGCAGCTCTGATGATTCATTGGGGGGTTTGATGTCCATCTGTCCCAACACTACAG AGATGTACGACGCGAGGGAGTTCGAGTCGATGCTGGAGGGGCTGGAGGAGCCGGCGGGGCCGGCGGAGAAGAAGCGGAGGCTGAGCGTGGATCAGGTGAAGGCGCTGGAGAGGAATTTCGAGGTGGAGAATAAGctggagccggagacgaaggtGAAGCTGGCGCAGGAGCTAGGGCTGCAGCCGCGCCAGGTGGCGGTGTGGTTCCAGAACCGCCGCGCGCGGTGGAAGACGAAGCAGCTGGAGAGAGACTACGGCGGCCTGAAAGCCAGCTACGACAGCCTCAAGCTCAATTTCGAGCGGATCCAACACGACAACGAATCACTACTCAAAGAG ATCCGCGAGCTGAAATCGAAGCTCGGAGAAGACGACGCGGAGAAGGCGAAACCGGAAATCGAGATCGGcgcggcggaggcggaggatCAGGATCAGGATCTGGACGGCGGCGggaaggaggaggaggcgaGGTGGCCGAATTCCGGCGATTTGAAGGACGGATCGTCGGATAGCGATTCGAGCGCGATCGTGAACGAGGAGAACAACGGATCGTGGATGAAGATGGAGGCGCCGCCGCAGCTGGTGAAAATCGAGGAGTACAATTTCTTCGGGGAGGAATCGTGCAGCACCTTGTTTTCCGACGATCAAGCGCCGTCGCTGCAGTGGTACTGCAATGATCAGTGGGATCGGTGA